A genome region from Thermoplasmatales archaeon includes the following:
- a CDS encoding class II glutamine amidotransferase, which produces MCELLGLCFNQEVKPSFSLRGFSLRSKYNPHGWGLAFYPDKSAQVYKEPTPSRESPLAKFLKNYDPIKSKIIISHIRYKSAGNVTYKNTHPFQREWDGRDYIFAHNGNLSINWQGGRYKPIGDTDSEMAFCHIMDQISKEGVTFKRTTEYKWLWTILNDINQHGTFNSLNCLLSDGKHLFCYHDQNGYNGLYQLHRKAPYGPVTLRDDDYQINLADEKSPDQEGYIIASHPLTNEKWEKFSHGQLRVYKDGKVIYHYP; this is translated from the coding sequence TTGTGTGAACTATTAGGACTATGTTTTAACCAAGAAGTGAAGCCCTCCTTCTCCTTGAGGGGTTTTAGTCTAAGATCAAAATATAACCCCCACGGCTGGGGATTGGCCTTCTATCCAGATAAATCCGCCCAAGTGTATAAAGAGCCCACACCCTCCAGAGAAAGTCCACTGGCCAAATTCCTAAAAAATTATGACCCAATCAAGTCCAAGATCATAATATCCCACATCAGATATAAAAGTGCAGGAAATGTGACTTATAAGAACACCCACCCTTTTCAGAGGGAATGGGATGGGAGAGACTACATATTCGCCCATAATGGCAACTTATCTATCAACTGGCAAGGAGGAAGATATAAGCCAATAGGGGACACAGACTCCGAAATGGCATTCTGCCACATCATGGACCAAATCAGTAAAGAAGGGGTTACATTCAAAAGAACAACAGAATATAAGTGGCTTTGGACTATTCTCAATGATATCAACCAGCATGGAACTTTTAACTCCCTTAACTGCCTATTATCCGATGGCAAACATCTCTTCTGTTACCATGACCAAAATGGATACAACGGCTTATACCAACTCCACCGGAAAGCGCCCTATGGCCCCGTAACCCTAAGAGACGATGATTATCAGATAAACTTGGCTGATGAGAAAAGTCCAGATCAAGAGGGCTACATCATAGCCAGCCATCCACTGACCAACGAAAAATGGGAAAAATTCTCTCACGGACAATTAAGAGTCTACAAGGATGGAAAAGTAATCTATCATTACCCTTAA